The Acidobacteriota bacterium genome includes the window GTGCCATCGTCCCTGCCCCCGCGGCTCCTCAAACGGGAGCCGCCGGATCATCCGTGAATCATCCCCTTGACCGCCTTGGCGAAGCTGCCCGAGACATCGGTCTGCTTGCGAAGCTTCCGCTTCCGCTTCTGCGCCTTCTTGGTCAGGATGTGGTTCATCATGGAGTGGCTCCGCTTCACCTTCCCCCTGGCGGTGAGCTTGAAGCGCTTGGCCGCTCCCTTGTGCGTCTTCTGCTTGGGCATCCGTAAGCCTCCTCGCGGGCTCGGAGGAGCCGCCGAACCGCGGATGATAGCCCGAAACGCGCCGC containing:
- the rpmI gene encoding 50S ribosomal protein L35, which translates into the protein MPKQKTHKGAAKRFKLTARGKVKRSHSMMNHILTKKAQKRKRKLRKQTDVSGSFAKAVKGMIHG